A window from Pseudomonas kribbensis encodes these proteins:
- the uraH gene encoding hydroxyisourate hydrolase: MTPLRMTFAALGLSAFSSLALAAGNPLSVHVLNLENGLPSPGINVTLERHVGQNWQPLAQGTTNEQGRIAELFPANKPFEAGEYRVVFKTGEYFEKTKHETFFPEIPVIFKVEQTDQHYHIPLLLSPYGFSTYRGS; this comes from the coding sequence ATGACCCCACTGCGCATGACTTTCGCCGCGCTCGGCCTGAGCGCTTTTTCGAGCCTGGCGCTGGCCGCCGGCAACCCGCTGAGCGTACACGTACTCAATCTGGAAAACGGTCTGCCATCGCCGGGTATCAACGTGACGCTGGAACGCCACGTGGGCCAGAACTGGCAGCCGCTGGCGCAGGGCACTACCAATGAACAGGGGCGGATCGCCGAACTGTTCCCGGCGAACAAACCGTTCGAGGCGGGTGAATATCGAGTGGTATTCAAGACCGGCGAGTACTTCGAGAAGACGAAGCACGAGACGTTTTTCCCGGAGATTCCGGTGATTTTCAAAGTGGAGCAGACGGATCAGCACTACCACATTCCGTTGCTGCTGAGCCCGTATGGCTTCTCCACTTATCGCGGTTCGTAA
- a CDS encoding arylsulfatase yields the protein MPQRPNFLVILADDLGFSDIGAFGGEITTPNLDALANNGLRLTDFHTAPTCSPTRSMLLTGTDHHIAGIGTMAETLTPELIGKPGYEGYLNDRVVALPELLREAGYQTLMSGKWHLGLTAELAPHARGFERSFSLLPGAANHYGFEPTYDEHTPGLLKSTPALYIEDDTFIDELPKDFYSSDAFGDKLLQYLKERDQSRPFFAYLPFSAPHWPLQAPADIVEKYRGRYDAGPEVLRLERLEKLKSLGLIEPDVEPHPLIQLTAQWDALSDEQKQISARAMEVYAAMVERMDWNIGRVVDYLRQQGQLDNTFILFMSDNGAEGALLEAFPKFGPELVTYLSQHYDNSLDNIGRANSYVWYGPNWAQVATAPSRLFKAFTTEGGIRVPALLHYPQLPLKGQISHGFGTVMDITPTILDLAGVRHPGKQWHGKPVAPLRGKSWLGFLSGETAQVHDEYTVTGWELFGRRAIRQGQWKAVWIPGPVGPATWQLYDLGSDPGEIQDLASSQPQKLEALIGHWQRYVEETGVILSESPFQPD from the coding sequence ATGCCGCAACGTCCCAACTTTCTGGTGATTCTGGCCGATGACCTCGGCTTCTCCGACATCGGTGCCTTCGGCGGCGAAATCACCACGCCGAACCTCGATGCCCTGGCCAACAACGGTCTGCGCCTGACCGATTTTCACACCGCACCGACCTGCTCGCCGACCCGCTCGATGCTGCTCACCGGCACCGACCACCACATCGCCGGCATCGGCACCATGGCCGAAACCCTGACCCCCGAGCTGATCGGCAAACCGGGTTACGAAGGCTATCTGAACGACCGTGTCGTCGCGCTGCCGGAACTGCTGCGCGAGGCCGGTTACCAGACCTTGATGAGCGGCAAATGGCACCTGGGCCTGACCGCCGAACTGGCGCCCCACGCCCGTGGCTTTGAGCGTTCGTTCTCGCTACTGCCCGGCGCGGCGAACCACTACGGATTCGAACCGACCTACGATGAGCACACGCCCGGCCTGCTGAAATCCACCCCGGCGCTGTACATCGAGGACGACACGTTCATCGACGAACTGCCGAAGGATTTCTATTCCTCCGACGCCTTCGGCGACAAGCTGTTGCAGTACCTCAAGGAGCGCGACCAGAGCCGGCCGTTCTTCGCCTACCTGCCGTTTTCCGCACCGCACTGGCCGTTGCAGGCGCCAGCCGACATCGTCGAAAAATACCGCGGCCGCTACGACGCGGGGCCGGAAGTGCTGCGCCTCGAGCGTCTGGAAAAGCTCAAATCGCTTGGTTTGATCGAACCGGATGTAGAACCGCATCCGCTGATCCAGCTGACCGCGCAATGGGACGCCCTGAGCGATGAGCAAAAGCAGATTTCCGCACGGGCGATGGAGGTCTACGCCGCGATGGTCGAACGCATGGACTGGAACATCGGCCGCGTCGTCGACTATCTGCGCCAGCAGGGCCAGCTCGACAACACCTTCATCCTGTTCATGTCCGACAACGGTGCCGAAGGCGCGCTGCTGGAAGCCTTCCCGAAATTCGGCCCGGAGCTGGTGACCTACCTGAGCCAGCATTACGACAACAGCCTCGACAACATCGGCCGCGCCAACTCCTACGTCTGGTACGGGCCGAACTGGGCGCAGGTGGCGACCGCGCCGTCACGCCTGTTCAAGGCCTTCACCACCGAGGGCGGGATTCGCGTCCCGGCGCTGCTGCACTATCCGCAGTTGCCGCTGAAGGGGCAGATCAGCCATGGTTTCGGCACGGTGATGGACATCACGCCGACCATCCTCGATCTGGCCGGTGTGCGCCATCCCGGCAAACAGTGGCACGGCAAACCGGTGGCGCCGTTGCGCGGTAAATCATGGTTGGGTTTCTTGTCCGGCGAGACGGCGCAGGTGCATGACGAATACACCGTCACCGGTTGGGAATTGTTCGGGCGCCGGGCGATTCGTCAGGGGCAGTGGAAGGCGGTGTGGATCCCCGGGCCGGTGGGGCCGGCGACCTGGCAGCTTTATGATCTGGGGAGTGATCCGGGGGAGATTCAGGACCTGGCGTCGAGTCAGCCGCAGAAGCTTGAAGCGCTGATCGGGCATTGGCAGCGGTATGTGGAGGAGACCGGGGTGATTCTCAGTGAGTCGCCGTTTCAGCCGGATTGA
- a CDS encoding type II toxin-antitoxin system HipA family toxin, with protein sequence MTEPTDRLHITVADSPVGTLGRGQPGMDSVFSYREDAIDENAVSLTMPTRLESYGWERGVHPVFEMNLPEGALRDELVRRFSKAVRGFDDFALLAIVGPHQLGRLAITSESATERQPETSLAELLVHDGAQGLFDDLLQKYGQYSGVSGVQPKVLVRDSAAAVDRLTHRGSTHLVKAFRPEEFPELATNEYFCMRAAALSGLEVPKFELSEQGKFLVVERFDLVEHGYLGFEDFCVLNGWPSRAKYDGSYEGAARQIKAFVSPALLSQALEAFFKIVALSAGLKNGDAHLKNFGVLYDHCGAQASIRLAPAYDIITTSVYIRNDSLALLLGGSKAWPKYKALIRFGRTACNLTEGRCNELLQQVVHGMQAAMAEMLEHCRTHQSFGEVGAAMIEQWKSGIERSLTKG encoded by the coding sequence ATGACTGAGCCGACAGATCGGTTGCACATCACCGTCGCTGATAGCCCGGTCGGAACGCTCGGTCGAGGGCAGCCGGGCATGGACAGTGTGTTCAGCTATCGCGAGGACGCCATCGACGAAAATGCAGTGTCGCTGACCATGCCCACCCGGCTGGAGAGTTACGGCTGGGAGCGGGGAGTTCATCCCGTTTTCGAGATGAATCTGCCGGAGGGCGCGCTGCGCGATGAGCTGGTTCGACGCTTCAGTAAGGCTGTGCGCGGTTTTGATGATTTCGCCTTGCTCGCAATCGTCGGACCGCATCAGTTGGGACGGCTGGCGATTACCAGTGAGTCGGCAACCGAGCGTCAGCCCGAAACATCACTGGCCGAGCTTCTGGTGCATGACGGTGCCCAGGGACTGTTCGATGACTTGCTACAGAAGTACGGCCAATACTCGGGGGTTTCGGGCGTGCAGCCCAAAGTGCTGGTACGCGATAGCGCGGCAGCAGTTGATCGCCTGACTCACCGAGGCTCCACACATCTGGTCAAAGCCTTCCGTCCCGAAGAGTTTCCCGAGCTGGCGACCAACGAGTACTTCTGTATGCGCGCCGCCGCGCTTAGCGGACTTGAAGTGCCAAAGTTTGAATTGAGTGAGCAGGGCAAATTTCTGGTGGTCGAGCGTTTTGACCTGGTTGAGCACGGCTATCTGGGTTTCGAAGACTTTTGTGTACTCAACGGCTGGCCTTCCAGAGCCAAATACGATGGTTCTTACGAAGGTGCTGCCCGACAGATCAAAGCTTTTGTTTCGCCTGCGCTGTTGAGTCAGGCGCTGGAAGCTTTTTTCAAGATCGTGGCGCTATCTGCGGGACTGAAAAACGGCGATGCGCACCTGAAGAACTTCGGTGTGCTGTATGACCATTGCGGTGCGCAGGCCTCGATCCGGCTCGCCCCGGCTTACGACATCATCACCACATCGGTTTACATCAGGAACGACAGCCTGGCGTTGCTGTTGGGCGGGTCGAAGGCATGGCCCAAGTACAAGGCGCTCATCCGCTTCGGCCGTACGGCGTGCAATCTGACGGAAGGCCGGTGCAATGAACTGCTGCAGCAGGTTGTTCATGGCATGCAGGCGGCGATGGCGGAAATGCTTGAGCATTGCCGAACCCATCAGTCGTTCGGCGAGGTGGGTGCGGCAATGATCGAGCAGTGGAAATCCGGGATTGAGCGCAGTCTGACCAAGGGTTGA
- a CDS encoding GlcG/HbpS family heme-binding protein yields the protein MSAKYLIASLAISFGTAAIAAPELPRHADLDLKTARLLADATLENCTGTVSVLDRGGNLLVTLRGDGIGPHNTVASQRKAYTALSTKTPTRLFAERARSNPEAANLNTLDKLLLLGGGIPLFAGKELVGAMGVAGSGGGEQDEKCAIKAAEIVGLSINRT from the coding sequence ATGTCTGCTAAATACTTGATCGCCAGCCTGGCAATCAGCTTCGGCACTGCCGCAATCGCCGCGCCTGAGCTGCCCCGTCACGCCGATCTCGATCTGAAAACCGCTCGGCTGCTGGCCGATGCGACGCTGGAAAACTGCACCGGCACGGTGTCGGTGCTCGACCGGGGCGGCAACCTGTTGGTGACCTTGCGCGGCGACGGTATCGGCCCGCACAACACCGTCGCCAGCCAACGCAAGGCCTACACCGCGCTGTCGACGAAAACCCCGACCCGGTTGTTCGCCGAGCGTGCCCGAAGCAACCCGGAAGCCGCCAACCTCAACACTCTCGATAAATTGCTGTTGCTGGGTGGCGGCATCCCGTTGTTTGCCGGCAAAGAACTGGTCGGCGCCATGGGCGTGGCCGGTTCCGGTGGCGGCGAGCAGGACGAAAAATGCGCGATCAAGGCCGCCGAAATCGTCGGCCTGTCCATCAACCGTACTTGA
- a CDS encoding ABC transporter ATP-binding protein, which translates to MNAPIVSFTHVGKSFDVDGFELEAIREFNLDIAEGEFVAIVGSSGCGKSTLLRLLVGLDTEFRGQISVDGKAVSGIGGERGIVFQEHRLFPWLTVADNIGLGLVNEPLSAAEKQQRVNDFIELVGLRDFTRAYPHQLSGGMAQRVAIARGLVASPRILLLDEPFGALDALTRQQMQDELLAIRERAKITTILVTHDVEEAIFLADRVVVMEPRPGRIKQVVDIALPHPRQRSSFDFHQLREELLHELTSDDHYQPSVPVQIRDLPLSFIAC; encoded by the coding sequence ATGAACGCACCGATTGTCAGCTTCACCCACGTAGGCAAATCCTTCGACGTCGACGGCTTCGAACTGGAGGCGATCCGCGAATTCAACCTCGACATCGCCGAGGGCGAGTTCGTCGCCATCGTCGGCTCCAGCGGCTGCGGCAAGTCCACCTTGCTGCGCTTGCTGGTGGGCCTCGATACGGAGTTTCGCGGGCAGATCAGCGTCGATGGCAAAGCCGTCAGCGGCATCGGCGGCGAGCGCGGCATCGTGTTTCAGGAACACCGCTTGTTCCCGTGGCTGACGGTGGCCGACAACATTGGCCTGGGCCTGGTGAACGAGCCGCTGAGCGCCGCTGAAAAGCAGCAGCGCGTCAACGATTTCATCGAACTGGTGGGCCTGCGCGACTTCACCCGCGCTTATCCCCATCAACTCTCCGGCGGCATGGCCCAGCGCGTGGCGATTGCTCGCGGGCTGGTGGCGAGCCCACGAATCCTGCTGCTCGACGAACCCTTCGGCGCCCTCGACGCGCTGACCCGCCAGCAGATGCAGGACGAACTGCTGGCGATCCGTGAGCGGGCAAAGATCACCACGATTCTGGTCACTCACGATGTCGAGGAAGCGATTTTCCTCGCCGACCGCGTGGTGGTCATGGAACCGCGCCCCGGCCGGATCAAACAGGTGGTGGACATCGCCCTGCCCCATCCGCGCCAGCGCAGCAGTTTCGACTTCCATCAGTTGCGCGAAGAACTGCTGCACGAACTGACCAGTGATGACCATTACCAACCGAGCGTGCCGGTACAGATCCGCGATCTGCCGTTGTCGTTCATTGCCTGCTGA
- a CDS encoding AraC family transcriptional regulator, with protein MKEPTSLASWTRALRKQLDALGLDSTALCQQAGLDPQLMDDPNARYPLSATTRLWEIAVQVSGDPAIGLRVSRFVSPTTFHALGYALVASGSLREVFERIVRYHQVVSDALELELTRTEDRYRFRLKIPADNPAPAFEAIDAFAAIYVRTCRNRLGRDYAPLAVYLRRPEPADAHQWHKVFRSPVHFSAEEDRIEFALTDFDSHLDDANPELAEHNEAVLKRTLAQLKPLTWERKVRDAIEEQLPEGEPSAERIAQALHLSLRSLQRHLADEGCRFDTLLNESRENLALLHLRDPQCSLSEVSYLLGFADTSSFSRAFKRWTGMTPGQFRDQLR; from the coding sequence ATGAAGGAACCGACTTCTCTCGCCAGCTGGACCCGTGCCCTGCGCAAGCAACTCGACGCGCTGGGGCTGGACAGCACTGCCCTGTGCCAGCAGGCCGGGCTCGATCCGCAATTGATGGACGACCCGAACGCCCGCTATCCGTTGTCCGCCACCACGCGCCTGTGGGAAATCGCGGTGCAGGTCAGCGGCGATCCGGCGATCGGTTTACGCGTGTCGCGGTTCGTCAGCCCCACGACGTTTCACGCCTTGGGCTATGCGTTGGTGGCCAGCGGCAGTCTGCGGGAAGTGTTCGAGCGGATCGTGCGTTATCACCAGGTGGTCAGCGACGCGCTGGAGCTGGAGCTGACGCGCACCGAAGACCGCTACCGGTTTCGCCTGAAAATCCCGGCCGATAACCCGGCCCCGGCCTTCGAAGCCATCGACGCCTTCGCCGCGATCTACGTGCGCACCTGCCGCAATCGTCTCGGCCGCGACTACGCGCCGCTGGCGGTGTACCTGCGTCGCCCGGAACCGGCCGATGCGCATCAATGGCACAAGGTGTTCCGCTCGCCGGTGCATTTTTCAGCCGAAGAAGACCGCATCGAATTCGCCCTCACCGACTTCGACAGCCACCTCGACGATGCCAACCCGGAACTGGCCGAACACAACGAAGCCGTGCTCAAACGCACCCTCGCCCAGCTCAAGCCGCTGACCTGGGAGCGCAAGGTGCGCGACGCCATCGAAGAACAACTGCCCGAAGGCGAACCCAGCGCCGAACGCATCGCCCAGGCCCTGCACCTGAGCCTGCGCAGCCTGCAACGGCATCTGGCGGACGAGGGTTGTCGTTTCGATACGCTATTGAATGAAAGCCGCGAGAACCTCGCGCTGCTGCACCTGCGGGATCCGCAATGCTCGCTGAGCGAGGTCAGTTATCTGCTGGGATTTGCTGATACGAGCAGCTTCAGCCGCGCGTTCAAACGCTGGACGGGGATGACGCCGGGGCAGTTTCGGGATCAGTTGCGTTGA
- a CDS encoding helix-turn-helix domain-containing protein has product MEQLGELIRTLRKAQKLSQQALAQRYGMSRATISGIENNTISEIGLRKVEAILNGFGYELTAVPVRAQRPTLDALQKVNFHD; this is encoded by the coding sequence ATGGAACAGTTGGGCGAACTGATCAGAACTCTGCGCAAAGCGCAAAAACTCTCGCAACAGGCGCTGGCGCAACGTTACGGCATGAGCCGCGCCACCATTTCGGGTATCGAAAACAATACGATTTCTGAAATTGGTCTGCGCAAAGTCGAGGCGATCCTTAACGGCTTTGGCTATGAGCTGACTGCGGTTCCAGTGAGAGCGCAACGCCCGACACTCGACGCGTTGCAGAAGGTGAATTTCCATGACTGA
- a CDS encoding fatty acid desaturase produces the protein MDRTSASPQRHNAAQRSAHIREVVLAKGVELREHYPILNHQDALGAGILAFALAGMIGSAALYITGHMAWWACLLLNAFFASLTHELEHDLIHSMYFRKQRVPHNLMMGLVWLARPSTINPWIRRHLHLNHHKVSGTETDMEERAITNGEPWGFARLLMVGDNVMSAFIRMLRAKTWAHKFSIIKRSLKVYAPLALVHWGAWYVFLGFHAANGIAYLMGSPIEWSATTLSVMQVIDIAAVVIIGPNVLRTFCLHFISSNMHYYGDVEPGNVLQQCQVLNPWWLWPLQAFCFNFGSSHGIHHFVVKEPFYIRQLTVPVAHKVMREMGVRFNDFGTFGRANRFVRKEEILQKEVQTAQA, from the coding sequence ATGGACCGTACTTCTGCAAGTCCCCAGCGACACAATGCTGCCCAGCGATCAGCGCACATTCGCGAAGTGGTGCTGGCCAAAGGCGTCGAGCTGCGCGAGCACTACCCGATTCTCAACCATCAGGACGCCCTCGGCGCGGGGATTCTGGCGTTTGCCCTGGCCGGGATGATCGGTTCGGCGGCGCTCTATATCACCGGGCACATGGCGTGGTGGGCGTGCCTGTTGCTCAACGCGTTTTTTGCCTCGTTGACCCATGAGCTCGAACACGACCTGATTCACAGCATGTATTTCCGCAAACAGCGCGTGCCGCACAACCTGATGATGGGCCTGGTGTGGCTGGCGCGTCCGAGCACGATCAACCCGTGGATCCGCCGCCATCTGCACCTCAACCACCACAAGGTCTCCGGCACTGAAACCGACATGGAAGAACGGGCGATCACCAACGGTGAACCCTGGGGTTTTGCGCGGTTGCTGATGGTCGGCGACAACGTGATGTCGGCGTTCATCCGCATGCTTCGGGCCAAGACCTGGGCGCACAAATTCAGCATCATCAAGCGTTCGCTGAAAGTCTACGCACCGCTGGCACTGGTGCATTGGGGCGCGTGGTATGTGTTTCTCGGCTTCCATGCGGCCAACGGTATTGCTTACCTGATGGGCTCGCCGATTGAATGGTCGGCGACCACGTTGTCGGTGATGCAAGTGATCGATATTGCCGCTGTGGTCATCATCGGGCCGAACGTGTTGCGTACGTTTTGCCTGCACTTCATCAGCTCGAACATGCATTACTACGGGGATGTGGAGCCCGGCAATGTGCTTCAGCAGTGTCAGGTGCTGAATCCGTGGTGGCTGTGGCCGTTGCAGGCGTTCTGCTTCAACTTTGGCAGCAGCCACGGGATTCATCATTTTGTGGTGAAGGAGCCGTTTTACATTCGCCAGCTGACGGTGCCGGTGGCGCATAAAGTGATGCGGGAGATGGGGGTTCGTTTCAACGATTTCGGGACGTTCGGGCGGGCGAACCGGTTTGTTCGCAAGGAAGAAATCCTGCAGAAAGAAGTGCAGACGGCTCAGGCTTGA
- a CDS encoding heavy metal sensor histidine kinase, translating into MRSRSIAWRLALAFAAVCALVLSAIGVFLYRSLASEIAWRDDMALLGRLEQVRALLADSDSLDALQARPRLYQNMLGNLDSLLLVQRADGSNVITINPRQRALPPVQAISRDQSPQRRDVLTWQAADGVELALLSGQVQGPNGESLTVIAGKVLSEREQMLGSYRLRLYLAVGLGAVLAFTLGLVLLRRGLRPLRKMSEALRGIDLRSLDQRVPTAGTPTELLEPVHALNGMLVRLDDGFQRLSQFSADLAHEIRTPLHTLLASNGQALNYPRSSTEYQEVLASNMEEFERLKRMAENLMFLARAEQAERALDLRTLELHEIGDELCDYFEALADDREIRLENTFSGELLVDQQLLQRALGNLLANAVRHADAGSVISLRRRDEPGMCWLQVHNLGPVIAEKHLGKLFDRFYRVDPSRAEPGDSGGLGLAIVQSIMQLHGGRVRVSSGATGTGFELGFVTSR; encoded by the coding sequence ATGCGCTCTAGATCCATTGCCTGGCGCCTGGCCCTGGCATTCGCTGCAGTCTGCGCCTTGGTACTCAGCGCGATTGGCGTGTTCCTGTATCGCTCGCTGGCCTCGGAAATCGCCTGGCGCGACGACATGGCCTTGCTTGGTCGTCTGGAACAGGTGCGCGCGCTGCTCGCCGACAGCGACAGCCTCGACGCCTTGCAGGCGCGGCCACGGCTGTACCAGAACATGCTCGGCAACCTCGACAGTCTGCTGCTGGTGCAACGCGCGGACGGCTCGAATGTGATCACGATCAACCCTCGCCAACGCGCGTTACCACCGGTGCAGGCCATCTCCCGGGATCAATCGCCGCAACGCCGCGATGTGCTGACCTGGCAGGCGGCGGACGGTGTCGAACTGGCCCTGTTGTCAGGTCAGGTCCAAGGCCCGAACGGCGAATCGCTGACCGTAATCGCCGGCAAGGTGTTGAGTGAACGCGAGCAGATGCTCGGCAGCTATCGTCTGCGCTTGTATCTGGCCGTCGGACTCGGTGCCGTGCTCGCCTTCACGCTCGGCCTGGTGCTGTTGCGCCGTGGCTTGCGACCTCTGCGCAAGATGAGTGAAGCGCTGCGCGGCATTGATCTACGCAGCCTCGACCAACGGGTTCCCACCGCCGGTACGCCAACGGAATTGCTGGAGCCGGTGCACGCGCTGAACGGCATGCTCGTGCGGCTGGACGACGGCTTCCAGCGTCTCTCACAGTTTTCCGCCGACCTTGCCCATGAAATCCGCACGCCCCTGCACACCCTGCTCGCGAGCAACGGCCAGGCACTGAACTATCCGCGCAGCAGCACCGAGTATCAGGAAGTGCTGGCGTCGAACATGGAAGAGTTCGAACGGCTCAAGCGCATGGCCGAGAACCTGATGTTTCTCGCCCGCGCAGAGCAGGCTGAGCGAGCGCTCGATCTGCGCACGCTGGAGCTGCACGAAATCGGCGATGAGTTGTGCGACTACTTCGAAGCCCTGGCCGATGACCGGGAAATCCGCCTCGAAAACACGTTCAGCGGAGAGTTGCTGGTGGATCAGCAACTGCTGCAACGCGCCTTGGGCAACCTGCTGGCCAACGCCGTACGCCATGCCGACGCCGGCTCGGTCATCAGCCTGCGCCGGCGCGATGAGCCGGGCATGTGCTGGCTGCAGGTCCACAACCTCGGCCCGGTCATCGCAGAAAAGCATCTGGGCAAACTGTTCGACCGCTTCTACCGCGTTGACCCGTCCCGCGCCGAACCGGGAGATTCCGGCGGATTGGGACTGGCGATCGTGCAGTCGATCATGCAGTTGCATGGTGGGCGGGTGCGGGTCAGCAGTGGTGCAACGGGTACGGGTTTTGAGCTTGGATTTGTAACCAGTCGCTAA
- a CDS encoding ABC transporter permease, with protein MARESLLSLPLAAPPSKNRRTWPSLSHRVLPWILPLGLFALWWLAARNQWMSEQILPAPSLVWNSAIELSQGELWSHLWISLQRLFWGLLAGVAAGAVLGAALGFSRRLERLIFPTFAGLAQVPTLAWIPLFMVFFGIGETLKLVVLVKAIVVPVTLHTLVGVRDAQPKLREAAAVLRLPPRLLIRRLVLPAALPAFMAGVRLALAAGWTSLLAVELLASSEGIGYLMVWARQLFMLDIVFVCIVVIGLIGVAMDRGIGLLDRKLVHWPHPATAEIRRGPRYEGWQRVQPWLLPLGLFALWQLAVDQQWVDANILVSPLAVLEATKNGLLDGTLISGMALSLGRTLGGLLIGGGLGLVLGLLLGLSRTSERVLGPTLAALRQIAIFAWVPLLTAWFGLGELAKWVFVALAAFFPLFVATQRSVANLSPQLNEAAQVLRLSLAQRLRRLVLPGAAPGIFAGLRLSLIYAWLGTIGAEYFMPSNGGIGSQMIGAQQLLRMDLIMAGMLLVGLTGALLNLIGQRLEIRATRWRHA; from the coding sequence ATGGCCCGTGAATCCCTGCTCAGCCTGCCACTGGCCGCACCGCCGTCGAAAAACCGGCGCACCTGGCCAAGCCTGAGCCATCGCGTTTTACCCTGGATATTGCCGCTCGGACTGTTCGCTCTGTGGTGGCTGGCGGCGCGCAATCAATGGATGAGCGAGCAGATCCTTCCCGCGCCGTCGCTGGTGTGGAACAGCGCAATCGAGCTGTCCCAGGGCGAGTTGTGGAGTCATTTGTGGATCAGCCTGCAACGTTTGTTCTGGGGCTTGTTGGCGGGCGTTGCCGCTGGCGCGGTACTCGGTGCGGCGCTGGGCTTCAGCCGTCGCCTCGAACGCCTGATCTTCCCGACTTTCGCCGGCCTGGCCCAGGTGCCCACGCTGGCGTGGATTCCGCTGTTCATGGTGTTTTTCGGCATCGGCGAAACGCTGAAACTGGTGGTGCTGGTCAAGGCCATCGTGGTGCCGGTGACCTTGCACACCCTGGTCGGCGTGCGCGATGCGCAGCCGAAACTGCGCGAAGCCGCCGCTGTTTTACGTCTGCCGCCACGCCTGCTGATTCGCCGACTGGTGTTGCCCGCCGCCCTCCCCGCATTCATGGCCGGCGTGCGTCTGGCCCTGGCCGCGGGCTGGACTTCATTGCTCGCCGTCGAGCTGCTGGCCTCCAGCGAAGGCATCGGTTACCTGATGGTCTGGGCGCGGCAGCTGTTCATGCTCGACATCGTCTTCGTGTGCATCGTGGTGATCGGTCTGATCGGCGTGGCGATGGATCGCGGCATCGGCCTGCTGGACAGGAAACTGGTGCACTGGCCGCACCCGGCCACGGCGGAAATTCGTCGCGGCCCGCGTTATGAAGGCTGGCAGCGCGTGCAGCCGTGGCTGTTGCCGTTGGGGTTGTTTGCGCTGTGGCAACTGGCGGTCGATCAGCAGTGGGTCGACGCCAATATTCTGGTCAGCCCGTTGGCGGTGCTTGAGGCGACGAAAAACGGATTGCTCGACGGCACGTTGATTTCGGGGATGGCCCTGAGCCTGGGCCGCACACTCGGCGGCCTGTTGATTGGCGGCGGCCTGGGCCTCGTGCTGGGCCTGCTGCTGGGGCTGTCGCGTACCAGCGAACGCGTGCTCGGCCCGACCCTCGCCGCTCTGCGACAGATCGCGATATTTGCCTGGGTTCCGCTGCTCACCGCGTGGTTCGGTCTGGGTGAACTGGCAAAGTGGGTGTTTGTCGCCCTCGCCGCTTTCTTTCCGTTGTTTGTCGCGACTCAACGCAGCGTCGCCAACCTCTCGCCGCAACTCAACGAAGCCGCACAGGTACTGCGCCTGAGCCTCGCTCAACGCCTGCGCCGACTGGTGTTGCCGGGCGCTGCGCCGGGGATTTTCGCCGGCCTTCGACTGAGCCTGATCTACGCCTGGCTCGGCACCATCGGCGCCGAATATTTCATGCCGTCCAACGGCGGCATCGGCAGCCAGATGATCGGCGCCCAACAACTGCTGCGCATGGACCTGATCATGGCCGGAATGCTGCTGGTCGGCCTCACCGGCGCCCTGCTCAACCTCATTGGCCAACGCCTGGAAATCCGCGCCACCCGCTGGAGACACGCATGA
- a CDS encoding heavy metal response regulator transcription factor, translated as MRLLVVEDEAKTANFLAKGLGESGFAVDVALNGLDGRYFIEQQDYDLIILDVMLPGLNGWQLLQLIRQRGATPVLFLTAKDAIEDRVRGLELGADDYLLKPFAFAELLARVRTLLRRGPMREAESYSIADLEIDVLRRRVSRGGQRIALTNKEFALLHLLASRQGEVLSRTLIASQVWNLNFDSDTNMVEVAVRRLRSKVDDPYMPKLIHTVRGVGYQLEAPDDAL; from the coding sequence ATGCGTTTGCTGGTTGTAGAAGATGAAGCCAAAACCGCGAATTTCCTCGCCAAAGGGCTGGGCGAGTCGGGTTTCGCGGTGGACGTGGCGCTCAATGGCCTCGACGGGCGCTACTTCATCGAGCAGCAGGACTACGACCTGATCATCCTCGATGTGATGCTGCCAGGCCTCAACGGCTGGCAATTGCTGCAACTGATCCGTCAGCGTGGCGCCACGCCGGTTCTGTTCCTGACGGCGAAGGATGCGATCGAAGATCGCGTGCGCGGTCTCGAACTGGGGGCCGATGACTATTTGCTCAAGCCGTTCGCCTTCGCCGAATTGCTCGCGCGGGTGCGCACGTTGTTGCGGCGCGGGCCTATGCGCGAAGCCGAGTCGTACAGCATCGCCGATCTGGAAATCGACGTGCTGCGCCGTCGGGTCAGCCGTGGCGGCCAGCGCATCGCCCTGACCAACAAGGAATTCGCCCTGCTGCATTTGCTCGCCAGCCGACAGGGTGAAGTGCTGTCGCGCACGCTGATTGCCTCGCAGGTGTGGAACCTGAATTTCGACAGCGACACCAACATGGTCGAAGTCGCGGTGCGCCGCCTGCGTTCGAAGGTCGATGATCCGTATATGCCCAAACTGATCCACACCGTGCGCGGGGTCGGTTATCAACTGGAAGCGCCTGACGATGCGCTCTAG